The genomic stretch ATGCCCGCGTTTCCCTTGCCGGCGAAATCCGCAAGCTTTCCGTCGGATCGAAGGGACTCCATGTCGAACCGGACGACCGGCAGATCCGCGGCCGAATATTGCGCGATCTCGTCCAGCGCGAGGGCCCGATCCCACAACTGGACTTCGTCGATCGATCCGAGGAAGTACAACGAAGAGCCGTAGTACTGGCCGATGCGCAGGGGTTGCCCCGTCGTCCGGAGGGATCCGGAAAGGCTTGCGGTCGTCGCGTCCGTAACGCCGTTGATGTACAGGCGGACCGTCGAGCCGTCGAACGTGAACCCGATGTGCGTCCATGTGGCCGTGGTGATCGACGTGCTCGAGGTCGCGCTCGCGGTCGTCCCGGCGACATTCTTGACCTGCACATTGAGCTTCCATGCCGTGCCGACCTTCCGGACGTCCATGTAGTACTGGAAGTCCACGCCGCTCTGGCCCTTCACGACGACGGGGTTGTACGTCCCCGCGCTACTCGAAATGGAGACCCAGGCCGCCACCGTAATCATCCCCGGCGAGACCACCGAGGCGTCGCTCGCCTGGACGTAATTCGAGCTGGCGAACGAGCGCGCATTCCCGACCTTGCCGGTGACAGAGGTCGTGCCTGAAATGGTGCCATGGCCGCCGTTCCCGCTCCAATCGCGCAGACGGCCATCCGCCAGGGTCGTCTCCATGTCGTAGAAGGCGATCCGGTGATCCAGGATCCCCGCGAGCTCGTCGGGATCCTTCACGCCGTCCGCGTCCGTGTCATCCGAGGTCGGCGAGGTCTTGAACGTAAACGTCTTCGCGGTCCCGTTCACGGGGATGGTGATCGTGCGGTCCAACACCTCCACGTTATCCGGGACTCCGTCGGCATCCGTATCCTTCAGGGACGGATTCGATCCGTAGGTGTTGACCTCCGCGCCGTCCAGTAGCCCGTCCCCATCCGTGTCCGTGGCGCCGGTCCCCGTCGGTCTCGTCGTCATCCGCGCGGTCAGGTTCGCCGGCCCCGCGAATGCGAAGTAATGCAAAATCTCGACGCCCGGCGTCGCGCTCGTCTCGCGCGCGTAGCCGAAGCTGGCGTTCGCCACCGCAGAGAGCCGGAGGCTCACATCCGCGTTCGAATTCTCCGTCGCGAACCAGGAGACGACCATGGGGGCGACACCGAAGCTCTTCGGGAAAGAGATGTTCCCCGAGGTCGCCGACCCGATGCTTACTGCCAGACGCGTCCATGTCGCGAGTGCGGTTGAGTCCGCTTGGGGGGCGACAGCGATGTACCCGACCGTCTCGGTTGCGTGCGTCCCAAGCGGGTTCGTGCGCAGGTACGTCTCGAAGGAGAAAGCCCCGACCGACCGGATCTTTGCGGCGGCAGCCTTCGTGTCGGCGTTTGACTGGATCTGCGCCAGGACGATAGGATTCTGGGCGAAGGCCTCCCGAAACGGCACGGGCACGTATGTCGTACCGACCCCGGACTTGATGCCCGCTTCGACGACGGTCCCGTCCGGCAGGACGTGGTTCCCGGCCTCGACCACGAGGTAGGTCACGTTCTCGCCGCCGTGCCCGCCCACTGCAGACCACTCCTGAAAGCGGAGTTCAAAGCTGTGGTCGGTGATGGACTGGATCCGGATGATTCCGGTCGCGACATCCTTCTGCGTCGGCGGCTGGGCGATCACGACGGGGCTGGTGTACCTGTTCTTGAGAAACACTTTCGTCCAGGCGTCCGTGATGCCGGCGGCGAGGCCCACCTCTCCGACGACCTTCGATTGGCCCGTCGTGACGAGGCCGCGCTCCTGGCCGTCCGTCAGGCCGTCCCCGTCGGTGTCTGCGAGGCCCGGGTTCGTCGTGAAGGCGGCGAGGATCGAGGAAACGCCGCCCGTCCACACGGTGAGCGTATGCGGCGCGATTTCGTAGCCGTCGGAGAGCCCGTCCAGGTCGGAATCCCTCGTGACGGGGAGCGTGGACCACGTGAACGCCTCCGTCCCGTCGCCGATCCCGTCGGAGTCCGTGTCCATCGCCTGCGGGTCGCTGTTCGCCTCGAATCGCAGGGTGTACGACGTCAGGCTGCCCGCCGAGCCGATCGACCAGTCGCGCACGACGAGACGCCACGGGAGATACGATGTGAACAAGGCCAAGGGCAGCGCGGGCCGCAGGATGCGAGATGCGTTCTCCCAGGCACTGCCTCCGGACGCCGCACTGGTGAGGTCCACGACGACCGTCGCCTTCGTGCCGACATCGATCTCCCCCGGGGTCCAGTCCGCCCCGAGAATGCCCAATGTCGCGGAAGCCGGAGCTGAAGGTCCGTCCGGCGCGAGGGTGGGCGACGTGGGGCAGTTGATCCGGCAACCACCGCCGCCGCCCCCGCCCCCGCCGTTGTACACCGTCACCGTAATGGTAGACGAGGCGGCCTTTCCGTCGGAAACCCGGTACGCTTTGGCGGTCAGGGTGTGTAGATCGTCTGTCGAGTTCGTCGTGTCCCACAGCCACGAATAGGGAGAGGACGTGTCCGTGGACTGCAACACTCCGTCGAGGTAGAACTCCACCTTGGAGATCGACGAGGACGCGGAACTCGCGTTCGCCGCGACGGTCCTGGCGAGCTTCACAATCGCCCATGCGGAGGGCGCCGTGATGTGTACCGCGGGGTCGTTGCTCGTCGTGACGTTGCGGGTCGATGTCGTCGTCTGTTGGAGGGCCCCGAGGTCGTACGCGACCGCTTTGATCGTGTGGACGCCGTTCATCCACCCATCGGTGCCCCACGACAACGCATAGTCATGGGTCCCGGCGATCGGGGTGGACACGAACTGCTGCAGGACATTGTCCACATAATAGCCGACCTTTTGGACGCCGTTGTAGTCGGTCGCGGTCACCTTGACCGTGACCGTCCCGGTCACCGTCGCATTACTCGCGGGGTTCTTCCACGTAACGACAGGGCCGAGGTTGTTGACGTTCACCGAGATCTGGTCCCACGCCTTTCCGCCGGCCGTGTCGTACTGCGTCGCGTTGAGGATCCGGACGCCGTCTCCTGACGTCGTCCAGCTCCACGGGTACGCGTTCCCTACGGGCGCCGTGAGGTTCGCCATGAGCGTCCCGTTCACGCGGAACTCGACTTTCGTCGTGATTTCCGGATGAAGGACCGTCGCGACGGCATTGATCGTCCCCGCGTAGGTCGCCCCCGCGATGGGGCTCGTTATGCCAACGGAGAGTAGATGCCTCCCGGGATCCCAGACGTAGCGCTCGATCCACGCGGACCCGTTCCAGTATCCCACCGCGGCCGTAACGTCGCTCCGTTTCGTATGGTCGATCGAGAAATTCGCAAGTGCTTTCACAGGCAGTCCGTAGAATTGCGCTAGGGACAGGCTTGCGGTCGTCGAATTGACTCCGTCATCCGGGATCGCCTTAGGGAGTCCCCCCGGTGACATGTCCTGGTAGTAAATCGTGGCCGTCTCCTGCGCGTTCGTGAGGCCGTCGCCGTCGGAGTCCCCCTGTAAGTACGCCTCGAATTCGTTGATCTGCGGCTTCGTCGACCCCACCTTGGCGTCGATCGTGATTTGCATCCCCAGCGCGAAGAAGGTGCTCTGAAGGCTGACGACCACATCCAAGACATTGTTCTGTGTGGTCGACCACACCTTCTCTCCGGATTCGTAGAGCCCATTGCCGCTCGTGTCCAAATACAGGGAGAGAGACGTGTACTTCGTCGTCGTAAAGTGGGCGTGCACCACGTTCACGGAGGCGAAGCTCCGGAACCTCACGGCGAGACTCCCTATCGTCGTGGAGCTCTGCCAAACGGAGGACGTCAACCCGTCGATCGCCTTGCCTGGAACGTTGGGGTCCGTATACCCGGAGGCCGTCGCTTGAGCGCCGTTCGTCGCGAGCGCGTGATTGTACTCCGATCCCGTTGGCGACGTCGCCGCGGCCTCGTGGCTCTGAAAGAGCACCGTGATCATGATGACCGCACAGACAATCGCGATAATTCGAAGCGCCCGCTTCGTAAAAGTCCCCTCCGCGCCCGATAACCATGTAGAGGCAGATAACCGCGGTTGTCAATTCGACTTGAGTTGTCACGTTTTCCCCGGGAAGCTCGGACAGTCTAGATCCACGTGCAGCGATTGATTTTGCGACGAATCCCGATTCCTGCATGACCTGCCCGGTCACGCATTCGCCACGGTCGCAAACCCCCTGGACCGGAAGGCGGACGCCCCTGCTGGGATTCGAACCCCAGTCAGAGGTTCCGGGAGCCTCGCCGAGGCTGCGTCGGTTCGATTTCAAAGATGGGCGGCACGACCTCGGGCCGCCTTTTCTGCGCCCGCTCGGATCGCTTTCAGATTCTCCGCGATGCGGTCCGGAAAAATCCCGGAGCCCGAAACGAGGATGTCCGCCCCTGCCTCCGCGACGATCGGCGCGGTGTCCACCTTGATCCCTCCGTCGACTTGGAGCTCGGTCTCGAGCCGCTCTCGATCGATGTACGCTCGCGCCTCGCGAATCTTCGGCACGACGTCGGCGCGGAACGCCTGGCCCGAGAAGCCCGGATGGACCGTCATGATGAGGAGCAAGTCCGCGTCGGGGAGGAACGGCTTGCCCCTCTCGAACGGCGTGGCGGGGTTCAGCACGAGTCCCGGGGCGATTCCGTGGTCGCGGATGAGTTTGATCGTCGTGCGGACGTCGTGATCGCTCTCCACATGGACCGTCAGGTCGTCGACGCCCGCCTCGACGAACGCCTCCACGAAGTTCTGCGGGTGGGTCACCATCAGGTGTGCGTCGAACGGGACCTTCGTCAGCGGCCGGATCGATTTCACCAGCGCGGGTCCCATCGTGACGTTCGGCACGAAGTGTCCGTCCATGACGTCGATGTGGAGCATGTCCGCGCCGGCCCCCACGGCCTCCAGCACTTGCTCCCCGAGCCGATCGAAGCGGGCGGAGAGGATCGAGGGGGCGATCTTGATGCCCATCGGCGCGACGAATGAACAGCGCGGGATAAGGGTTCCCTCCCTCCTCCGCGGCGACGGGAAAGGGAGGCGCGAAGTGCGTTCAGGCTCGGTGGTACGACGTCAGT from Thermoplasmata archaeon encodes the following:
- a CDS encoding LamG-like jellyroll fold domain-containing protein, whose translation is MITVLFQSHEAAATSPTGSEYNHALATNGAQATASGYTDPNVPGKAIDGLTSSVWQSSTTIGSLAVRFRSFASVNVVHAHFTTTKYTSLSLYLDTSGNGLYESGEKVWSTTQNNVLDVVVSLQSTFFALGMQITIDAKVGSTKPQINEFEAYLQGDSDGDGLTNAQETATIYYQDMSPGGLPKAIPDDGVNSTTASLSLAQFYGLPVKALANFSIDHTKRSDVTAAVGYWNGSAWIERYVWDPGRHLLSVGITSPIAGATYAGTINAVATVLHPEITTKVEFRVNGTLMANLTAPVGNAYPWSWTTSGDGVRILNATQYDTAGGKAWDQISVNVNNLGPVVTWKNPASNATVTGTVTVKVTATDYNGVQKVGYYVDNVLQQFVSTPIAGTHDYALSWGTDGWMNGVHTIKAVAYDLGALQQTTTSTRNVTTSNDPAVHITAPSAWAIVKLARTVAANASSASSSISKVEFYLDGVLQSTDTSSPYSWLWDTTNSTDDLHTLTAKAYRVSDGKAASSTITVTVYNGGGGGGGGGCRINCPTSPTLAPDGPSAPASATLGILGADWTPGEIDVGTKATVVVDLTSAASGGSAWENASRILRPALPLALFTSYLPWRLVVRDWSIGSAGSLTSYTLRFEANSDPQAMDTDSDGIGDGTEAFTWSTLPVTRDSDLDGLSDGYEIAPHTLTVWTGGVSSILAAFTTNPGLADTDGDGLTDGQERGLVTTGQSKVVGEVGLAAGITDAWTKVFLKNRYTSPVVIAQPPTQKDVATGIIRIQSITDHSFELRFQEWSAVGGHGGENVTYLVVEAGNHVLPDGTVVEAGIKSGVGTTYVPVPFREAFAQNPIVLAQIQSNADTKAAAAKIRSVGAFSFETYLRTNPLGTHATETVGYIAVAPQADSTALATWTRLAVSIGSATSGNISFPKSFGVAPMVVSWFATENSNADVSLRLSAVANASFGYARETSATPGVEILHYFAFAGPANLTARMTTRPTGTGATDTDGDGLLDGAEVNTYGSNPSLKDTDADGVPDNVEVLDRTITIPVNGTAKTFTFKTSPTSDDTDADGVKDPDELAGILDHRIAFYDMETTLADGRLRDWSGNGGHGTISGTTSVTGKVGNARSFASSNYVQASDASVVSPGMITVAAWVSISSSAGTYNPVVVKGQSGVDFQYYMDVRKVGTAWKLNVQVKNVAGTTASATSSTSITTATWTHIGFTFDGSTVRLYINGVTDATTASLSGSLRTTGQPLRIGQYYGSSLYFLGSIDEVQLWDRALALDEIAQYSAADLPVVRFDMESLRSDGKLADFAGKGNAGILFATSVVEGRIGFARNFATAASSVNVTDAASLNFNTAGLTVSTYALSSSAPASDVSLVAKKGEFYLNLSSDGLARFTMYTKAPLVSQLPLPLNRWVRVSATTDGTTMALYFDDVLMASATGFKPTDTANPITLARAEGCSPSCPRFGGSLDELVVYAKGIAQAALTKSSARGILLNPNATDTDFDGLSDGQELFVKSVKTPKRYPTRDQLWVSSDKIDLALGAPAWAIQGVRAMVGFTHEDMGQIAAWLERWTGSTDDLGVLLRQYGNAGQSNNFTSYDLLQKPSTGSQLAREDLVVAGRTWYVKAYDSTINKVGAVEYLQLQVTVHTLPNRADTDADGLNDSEEMNLGSDGFATDPWKTDTDADGWSDGYETLTKGTNPLAWDTDGDGVRDSSDLDPLHNLLVAVRVNSVHHGAGPWCTPELVGIIRVNDDYTWVSQHVVSTRDSFTSYACPPPIPTTQYATSDFGSTYYADVPDDVSSVSLRATAWAINPGRGDDILVDAFVTYTLNSGTSSSTLYNGDSWYSFDAWTLALPKANTLFVTDGNATITLASGQSRLVGQDRYYVFTFDVTSAYGPFVVGVNAVVVPRSIFLGSKLRADFDGGTFAPLANAPLYGENLSQTSVSESVSGVVALSLSGVDAVNVLYRLLR
- the rpe gene encoding ribulose-phosphate 3-epimerase; amino-acid sequence: MGIKIAPSILSARFDRLGEQVLEAVGAGADMLHIDVMDGHFVPNVTMGPALVKSIRPLTKVPFDAHLMVTHPQNFVEAFVEAGVDDLTVHVESDHDVRTTIKLIRDHGIAPGLVLNPATPFERGKPFLPDADLLLIMTVHPGFSGQAFRADVVPKIREARAYIDRERLETELQVDGGIKVDTAPIVAEAGADILVSGSGIFPDRIAENLKAIRAGAEKAARGRAAHL